The Deltaproteobacteria bacterium genomic interval CCGCTTTTATAAAAGAGAATAAAAAGAAAAAGAGTTATTGTCAGCTTGACAACAGGGTAGCTCTCCCGGACCATTTGCCACCAGATGCCGCCTGTATCCTTAAGGGCCAGCAGGCTGGCATTAATTCTTGACTGGAGATAGCTGAAATTGCCGAAATCTACAATGTAAAAAAGGATGGCCACCGATAAAATAATGATGTAGTACCACTCGGTAATAAAGAGACCCCACGACTCATGATAAAGGTTGATGCCCGGGATCCAGGAAAAAATGATGGCCGGAATGGTAATAAGTGAAATAAGCCTGGCATCGAATTTTATGCCAATATAGAGTGCCTTAAATGTGGGTGATGAAAATACCTTTACGTCGGACGGCCTGAAAGTGATGAAGAAGGCAATCCTCAGGATGGTCAATAAAGAGAGGTTAAATATGAAAAGCGTTGAAAAAAAAATAAGGTTTTCCGGAAGCATGTTTGTAAATTGCCTTAGGGTTGTTTTTTTGTAGCGCTAACTTTATTCGCTGGCGCTCATTTTGTCAATGTCAGAGAGATAGGCGGCCACAAATTTCTTGTAGCCTTTCTGGATTTTTCTGGTAAGGGGGCCGATGGCAAATTTCTTTTCGTCCACACCTATGGCCGGCACCACCTCCCTGACGGAGCTTGTAATAAATATTTCCTCTGCCTGGAAAATTTCATCACAGGAGAGGTCTTTTTCTTCACCATCAATGCCGGACAATGGCGCAACCTCCAATACGATATCTCTCGTAATGCCGGGCAGGAGACCTGATGAGAGGGGAGGGGTGTAGAGTTTATTGTCTTTCACAATAAATATATTACTTGTAATTCCTTCGACTGCATGGCCTTCATAGTTCAGATAAATCCCTTCATCGCCCCCTCTCTCCTTTATTTCCATCATGCCGAGGATGCCTGGAATGTAATTGATCGTTTTACGGGAGGCCAGCGGAGATAAATGGTCAATTTTGAAGCTTTTCAGGAGGGACAGTTTTATGCCCTTTTGCTGAATGGCTTCAATACTTGCCGGAACACTTTCGGAGCTGATAATAACCGTGCTTCCTTCCTTTCCTGAAGGGAGAAGCCATGAAGGGCTGCCGCCACGAATGACGGTGAGCCTGATTCGGCTGTCGGCGTGGAGGAGATCATTCTTTTCTAAAAGTGTAAATAATATGACGGACAGTTCCCGCTCGGTAAAGGGAATCTCCATTTTAAGAAAACGGGCCGACTCGGTAAGGCGTTTGTAATGATTTTTGAGGGCAAATATCTCTCCTTTATAGCCCCTGAAGGTTTCGAAAAGGCCGTCACCATACATGAGGCCCCTGTTTATCGGGGAGATGGCAGCTTTGCTTTCTTCAATAAAATTTCCACTAAGATAAATAATGCTATCACTCATTTTTCTTTAAATCCTGATGCAATGTTTTTAAAAATTTCTCCCTTAAGGAGCGTTTCTTCATATTCTGACTCGGGGATGGAATCAGCCACAATGCCTCCTCCCGTGGAAAAGTAGACCTTTCCCTCTTTAATGAAGGCCGTCCTGATGGCAATGTTTAAATCCATCGATCCATCAAAGCCTATATAGCCGATGGATCCCGTATAGATCCATCGGGGACACTGCTCAATTTCATGGATAATTTCCATGGCCCTTACCTTGGGCGCACCCGTAATCGAGCCACCGGGAAAGGCTGCTTTTATACAGTCTACAGGGCCGATGCCTTCATTTATTTCACCGGATACAGTAGAGACCATATGGTGAAGGTTGGCGTAACTTTCAATATCCATTAAGCTGTCTGCCTTGATCGTTCCGTACTTGCAGACCCTGCCCAGATCATTTCTTACGAGATCAACGATCATGATATGTTCCGCCCTGTCTTTTTCGCTTTCCCTGAGCGCTTTTTTTCTCAAAATGTCTTCACTCTTATCTGCGCTCCGGCTTATGGTTCCCTTTATAGGCCTTGACTCGATCCTGTTCCCTCTTAATGCCAGAAATCGCTCCGGCGAGTTTGATATGATGGAGAGGCCCGGCAGTTCCAGGCAGGCGCTGAAAGGGACAGGGTTTGCTGAGGTAAATCTCCTGTACAGGGAGAAGGGGGTGCCTTCGAAAGAGGCGCTGAACCGATGAGAGAGATTTGCCTGGTAAATATCACCACTTTCAATGTATTTTTTTATCTTTTCGACTTCATTAAGATAGGCTTTCCTGTCGAAATTGGAAGAAACCTTTCCCATCCGGCTTTCATCAGGCCCGCTCTCTTTCCGGTTGTAAATAAGGTCGGAAAATTGCTTTACCCTTTCCTTTGCCCTTTCTCTTCTTTTTGCTCCCTTTTCCGGATATCCTGTGGAAGAAAGA includes:
- a CDS encoding aminotransferase class IV, with translation MSDSIIYLSGNFIEESKAAISPINRGLMYGDGLFETFRGYKGEIFALKNHYKRLTESARFLKMEIPFTERELSVILFTLLEKNDLLHADSRIRLTVIRGGSPSWLLPSGKEGSTVIISSESVPASIEAIQQKGIKLSLLKSFKIDHLSPLASRKTINYIPGILGMMEIKERGGDEGIYLNYEGHAVEGITSNIFIVKDNKLYTPPLSSGLLPGITRDIVLEVAPLSGIDGEEKDLSCDEIFQAEEIFITSSVREVVPAIGVDEKKFAIGPLTRKIQKGYKKFVAAYLSDIDKMSASE
- the pabB gene encoding aminodeoxychorismate synthase component I encodes the protein MVIKEIHSHSLKQSNREKTLAETLFLSLSSLEAPFLLESGHGKVSDSNRYSFAGAAPFLTMESEGDKINIYREGKRSTSYGNPFTALHSLLKEFPAEPREDFPFTGGAVGYIGYEAGEHIESMPERKADNFSAPDIHLGFYDTIFIYDHLQSTLFLSSTGYPEKGAKRRERAKERVKQFSDLIYNRKESGPDESRMGKVSSNFDRKAYLNEVEKIKKYIESGDIYQANLSHRFSASFEGTPFSLYRRFTSANPVPFSACLELPGLSIISNSPERFLALRGNRIESRPIKGTISRSADKSEDILRKKALRESEKDRAEHIMIVDLVRNDLGRVCKYGTIKADSLMDIESYANLHHMVSTVSGEINEGIGPVDCIKAAFPGGSITGAPKVRAMEIIHEIEQCPRWIYTGSIGYIGFDGSMDLNIAIRTAFIKEGKVYFSTGGGIVADSIPESEYEETLLKGEIFKNIASGFKEK